CTGGTGGTTGGATGTCCCCCACGTGTATGGAGTCGCCAATTTCGAGATTGGAGATGTCCACTTCTATGGCTTCAGGAATGGCATCAGGTAGACATTCCACTTCCAGCTCCTGAGTGGCAAATTCCAAAATGCCTCCTTCCTTAACCCCTTTCGCTTCTCCTTTCAATACCACCGGTATGGAGAGCGATATTTTCTGGTCGCCGAGCACCGCATAGAAGTCCACATGCCATATTTCATCTTTCAGGGGGTTGCGCTGTATGTCCTTAATAATGCCGCGCTGCTTTTCCCCATTTATGGAAAACTCCACCAAATGGTGCATTATGCCCGGTACATG
This portion of the Thermatribacter velox genome encodes:
- a CDS encoding 50S ribosomal protein L25/general stress protein Ctc; amino-acid sequence: MSQKETILINLEKRESTGKGVARKLRRAGWVPGTLYSRRSGQEGSLPVKVKETELRKALHVPGIMHHLVEFSINGEKQRGIIKDIQRNPLKDEIWHVDFYAVLGDQKISLSIPVVLKGEAKGVKEGGILEFATQELEVECLPDAIPEAIEVDISNLEIGDSIHVGDIQPPEGVTITESPDEVVVSVIPPEVSVEEEAAEAEEEEEAQPEVIKKGGEAEE